One segment of Phragmites australis chromosome 13, lpPhrAust1.1, whole genome shotgun sequence DNA contains the following:
- the LOC133887781 gene encoding cytosolic sulfotransferase 16-like, whose product MSSSMQSFPLQAEKQAETNPELYQYFASLVSSLPSSKGLSNNQLYRHDQGWHSSFMPMVGSMVADVCFTARPSDIVVATVPKSGTTWIKALLYATVHRSEHPADAADHPFNSFGPHECIKFFEYQLYAHNKIPDLNKLPDPRLFATHVPFVSLPRTVIATGCKIVYVCRDPKDHLISQWDFANKFRARDGLEPLSVETAAEIFCNGLSPFGPYWDHVLGYWRAHLARPKQVLFFRYEEMQRDPAAHVRRLAEFMGHPFGVGEEEDGAVEAIVKLCSFEHMNGLEATKGGKTELAVGMVANTAFFRRGVVGDWANHLSPETAARIDTITEAKFKDSGLSV is encoded by the coding sequence ATGTCTTCCTCTATGCAATCCTTTCCCTTGCAAGCCGAGAAACAAGCCGAAACCAACCCAGAACTCTACCAGTATTTCGCCAGCTTGGTCTCCTCCTTGCCGAGCTCGAAAGGCTTGTCCAATAACCAGCTCTACCGCCATGACCAAGGTTGGCACTCCAGCTTCATGCCCATGGTTGGCTCCATGGTCGCCGACGTGTGCTTCACTGCGCGCCCCTCGGACATCGTCGTCGCCACCGTGCCCAAGTCCGGCACCACGTGGATCAAAGCACTTCTGTACGCCACCGTGCACCGGAGCGAGCACCCCGCGGACGCCGCCGACCACCCGTTCAACTCCTTCGGGCCCCATGAGTGCATCAAGTTCTTCGAGTACCAGCTCTACGCACACAATAAGATCCCCGATCTCAACAAGCTCCCTGATCCAAGGCTCTTCGCCACGCACGTCCCGTTCGTGTCGCTGCCGAGGACCGTGATCGCGACAGGGTGCAAGATCGTGTACGTGTGCCGGGACCCCAAGGACCACTTGATCTCGCAGTGGGACTTTGCAAACAAGTTCAGGGCGAGGGACGGGCTGGAGCCTCTCTCGGTGGAGACCGCCGCCGAGATTTTTTGCAACGGCTTGTCTCCGTTCGGGCCGTACTGGGACCACGTACTCGGGTACTGGCGTGCGCACTTGGCGCGCCCCAAGCAGGTGCTCTTCTTCAGGTACGAGGAGATGCAGAGGGACCCTGCGGCGCACGTCCGGAGGTTGGCGGAGTTCATGGGCCACCCATTCGgtgttggggaggaggaggatggcgcaGTGGAAGCCATCGTGAAACTGTGCTCGTTCGAGCACATGAACGGACTAGAAGCGACCAAGGGCGGCAAGACAGAGCTTGCGGTCGGAATGGTGGCAAATACTGCATTCTTTCGGCGCGGCGTGGTGGGGGACTGGGCGAACCATCTGTCCCCGGAGACGGCGGCGCGCATTGACACCATTACCGAGGCCAAGTTCAAGGATTCCGGTCTCAGCGTCTAA